In Arachis hypogaea cultivar Tifrunner chromosome 17, arahy.Tifrunner.gnm2.J5K5, whole genome shotgun sequence, a single window of DNA contains:
- the LOC112766250 gene encoding uncharacterized protein isoform X2 has product MHRSFSRHLWLVLRYAILNLEVIQAAISLAKQEGLLVSLDLASFEMVRKFKPPLMKLLESGNIDLCFANQDEATKLQLNLFSSHCLPI; this is encoded by the exons ATGCATCGAAGTTTCTCAAGA caCTTGTGGCTGGTTTTGAGGTATGCAATTCTCAATTTGGAAGTTATTCAAGCAGCAATCTCTTTGGCCAAACAGGAAGGTCTTCTTGTTTCTTTGGATTTGGCCAGTTTTGAG ATGGTGAGGAAATTTAAGCCACCACTTATGAAGTTATTGGAGTCTGGCAATATAGACCTCTGTTTTGCCAATCAGGATGAAGCAACGAAACttcaatt GAATTTGTTCTCAAGCCATTGCCTCCCAATATAG
- the LOC112766250 gene encoding uncharacterized protein isoform X1, with translation MHRSFSRHLWLVLRYAILNLEVIQAAISLAKQEGLLVSLDLASFEMVRKFKPPLMKLLESGNIDLCFANQDEATKLQFLVHTAGICSQAIASQYSAYQDLIHEAF, from the exons ATGCATCGAAGTTTCTCAAGA caCTTGTGGCTGGTTTTGAGGTATGCAATTCTCAATTTGGAAGTTATTCAAGCAGCAATCTCTTTGGCCAAACAGGAAGGTCTTCTTGTTTCTTTGGATTTGGCCAGTTTTGAG ATGGTGAGGAAATTTAAGCCACCACTTATGAAGTTATTGGAGTCTGGCAATATAGACCTCTGTTTTGCCAATCAGGATGAAGCAACGAAACttcaatt TTTGGTTCACACTGCAGGAATTTGTTCTCAAGCCATTGCCTCCCAATATAGTGCATATCAGGATCTGATTCATGAAGCTTTCTAA